In bacterium, the following are encoded in one genomic region:
- the sdhB gene encoding succinate dehydrogenase iron-sulfur subunit has translation MIVRVRRFDPAADRRPRWQSYTVDARPMMSVLDALFWILEQLDSTLAFRYSCRAGMCGSCAMVVNGREGLACGLRLEHLRPPVSVEPLRSLPVVKDLLVDLRPFFDKYRAVDPFYVGETTSLLGPAADPAVIPPGGAAREVVDRQIDCISCGACYSACPVAAIVPEFLGPAALNRAYAVSADTRDKAGAERLRLVASDGGIFACHSVGNCVTVCPVGVNPLLSIQLLRKGAVHR, from the coding sequence GTGATCGTGCGCGTCAGGCGGTTCGACCCCGCGGCGGACCGCCGGCCCCGCTGGCAGTCCTACACGGTCGACGCGCGGCCGATGATGAGCGTCCTCGACGCGCTGTTTTGGATTCTCGAGCAACTGGATTCCACGCTGGCGTTCCGGTACTCGTGCCGTGCCGGCATGTGCGGGTCGTGCGCGATGGTCGTGAACGGCCGCGAAGGGCTGGCCTGTGGCCTGCGCCTCGAACATCTGCGGCCGCCCGTGAGCGTCGAGCCCCTGCGGTCGCTCCCCGTCGTCAAAGATCTGCTCGTCGACCTCCGCCCGTTCTTCGACAAGTACCGCGCGGTGGATCCCTTCTATGTCGGCGAGACGACGTCGCTGCTCGGCCCGGCCGCGGACCCGGCCGTCATCCCCCCGGGCGGCGCCGCGCGGGAGGTGGTGGACCGGCAGATCGACTGCATCTCGTGCGGCGCGTGCTACTCGGCGTGTCCGGTGGCGGCGATCGTTCCCGAGTTTCTCGGTCCCGCGGCCCTCAATCGCGCCTACGCGGTCAGCGCCGACACACGCGACAAGGCCGGCGCCGAACGGCTGCGCCTCGTTGCTTCCGACGGCGGCATTTTCGCATGCCACAGCGTCGGCAACTGCGTGACCGTCTGTCCGGTCGGCGTCAACCCCCTGCTGTCGATTCAACTGCTGCGAAAGGGCGCCGTCCATCGATAG
- a CDS encoding FAD-dependent oxidoreductase: METLQCDILIIGSGGAGLMAALHAYDVNPRLRIVVASKGLIGKSGCTRLVQGGFNAALDPRDSPELHFRDTIIGGQFLNDQELAWALVSDAPEIIRRLETNIGVFFDRREDGHIHQKAFAGQSFDRTVHRGDLTGIEIVSRLHDQLFARDIRCLDETRAVDLLHDRPGGRITGALLLRHATGEFLLVRSRVAVLATGGGPRMYTFSAPSLEKTGDGYAMAYRAGCDLMDMEMMQFHPTGLLAGASRLSGMVLEEGLRGAGAHLLNAQGERFMARYDPARMERATRDVVARASYLEIMAGRGTPSGGVLLDASHLGPDFVLRHFPGMARRCAEVGYDLARGPVEVTPTAHFHMGGVRIDPACRTAMPGLLVAGEDAGGVHGANRLGGNGVAESCVFGRRAGLTAAEECTALPEAAPDAGEAAEACRRATAPLGRAPAENPFAIRDALQQTMWEHVGLVRDDAGLRRALDAIGVLEERVASAGAPGGPRANLAWQQVLDVRNLLAAARLTATAARYRRESRGSHARRDFPDRDDAHWLANVFQSAGRDPWTEPVRLARLAPRDANEVPQGLAPA, translated from the coding sequence ATGGAGACGCTGCAGTGTGACATTCTGATCATCGGCAGCGGCGGGGCGGGGTTGATGGCCGCTCTGCACGCGTACGACGTCAACCCGCGCCTCCGCATCGTCGTCGCCAGCAAGGGCCTGATCGGCAAAAGCGGCTGTACGCGCCTCGTGCAGGGCGGCTTCAACGCGGCGCTCGACCCACGCGACTCGCCCGAGCTGCACTTTCGGGACACCATCATCGGCGGACAGTTTCTGAACGACCAGGAGCTCGCGTGGGCGCTCGTATCCGACGCGCCGGAGATCATCCGGCGGCTCGAGACGAACATCGGGGTCTTCTTCGACCGCCGGGAGGACGGCCACATCCATCAGAAGGCGTTCGCCGGCCAATCGTTCGACCGGACGGTGCATCGGGGCGACCTCACCGGGATCGAGATCGTGAGCCGCCTCCACGACCAGCTCTTCGCGCGGGATATCCGGTGCCTCGACGAAACGCGCGCCGTGGATCTCCTCCACGACCGCCCCGGCGGACGGATCACCGGCGCCCTCCTGCTGCGGCACGCCACGGGTGAGTTTCTGCTCGTCCGCTCGCGGGTCGCAGTACTCGCCACGGGCGGCGGGCCCCGCATGTACACGTTTTCGGCGCCGTCCCTCGAAAAGACCGGGGACGGCTACGCGATGGCGTACCGCGCCGGCTGCGATCTCATGGACATGGAGATGATGCAGTTTCACCCGACGGGGCTCCTCGCCGGGGCGTCCCGGCTCTCCGGCATGGTGCTCGAAGAAGGGCTGCGCGGGGCGGGAGCGCATCTCCTCAACGCGCAGGGCGAGCGGTTCATGGCGCGGTACGACCCGGCGCGCATGGAGCGCGCGACGCGCGACGTGGTGGCCCGGGCGAGTTATCTCGAGATCATGGCCGGGCGGGGAACGCCGTCCGGGGGCGTACTGCTCGACGCCTCGCACCTCGGGCCGGACTTCGTGCTCCGCCATTTTCCGGGCATGGCCCGCCGCTGCGCGGAGGTGGGCTACGATCTCGCGCGGGGGCCGGTGGAGGTCACGCCGACGGCGCATTTCCACATGGGCGGCGTGCGCATCGACCCCGCGTGCCGCACCGCGATGCCCGGACTGCTGGTGGCCGGGGAGGACGCCGGGGGGGTGCACGGCGCCAACCGCCTCGGCGGCAACGGTGTGGCCGAATCGTGCGTCTTCGGCCGGCGGGCGGGCCTGACGGCGGCCGAAGAGTGCACCGCGCTCCCCGAGGCGGCGCCGGATGCCGGCGAGGCCGCGGAGGCCTGCCGGCGCGCGACCGCGCCGCTCGGCCGCGCGCCGGCGGAGAACCCCTTTGCGATCCGCGACGCGCTCCAGCAGACGATGTGGGAACATGTCGGCCTGGTCCGCGACGACGCGGGGCTCCGCCGTGCGTTGGATGCGATCGGTGTGCTCGAGGAACGGGTTGCGTCCGCGGGGGCCCCGGGCGGACCGCGCGCCAATCTCGCGTGGCAGCAGGTCCTGGACGTGCGGAACCTGCTCGCGGCCGCCCGGTTGACCGCGACGGCCGCGAGGTACCGCCGGGAGAGCCGCGGGTCGCACGCGCGGCGCGATTTCCCGGACCGCGATGATGCGCACTGGCTCGCGAACGTGTTTCAGTCGGCGGGCCGCGACCCGTGGACCGAGCCGGTCCGTCTCGCGCGTCTTGCGCCCCGGGACGCGAACGAGGTCCCGCAGGGACTCGCGCCCGCGTGA
- a CDS encoding fumarate hydratase C-terminal domain-containing protein yields MDHRLRPPLSEEDVRRLRAGDAVTLDGVVWGIRDATLIRIFDQGQAPPADLRGGVLLHVAPNVRPSAAAASGYEPTTVGTTTSMRMDRFTRGLLRDYGVRAIIGKGGLSDDSSAAFRESGGAYFAIVGGAASVETEQVEAIERVYWEDLMPECLWQFRVRGFGPLTVAMDAHGASLYRDVAQTAQARLAEIYTKLGLTP; encoded by the coding sequence ATGGACCACCGTCTGCGCCCTCCGTTGTCGGAAGAGGACGTGCGGCGCCTTCGCGCCGGCGACGCCGTGACGCTCGACGGCGTGGTCTGGGGCATTCGGGACGCCACGCTCATCCGGATCTTCGATCAGGGCCAGGCGCCGCCGGCAGATCTTCGCGGCGGCGTGCTGCTCCACGTGGCGCCCAACGTGCGACCGTCGGCCGCCGCGGCGAGCGGGTACGAGCCCACCACGGTCGGCACGACGACGAGCATGCGGATGGACCGGTTTACGCGCGGCCTGCTCCGCGACTATGGGGTCCGGGCGATTATCGGCAAGGGCGGCCTGTCCGACGACAGCAGCGCGGCGTTCCGGGAGTCCGGCGGGGCCTACTTCGCGATCGTCGGCGGCGCGGCGTCGGTGGAGACGGAGCAGGTCGAGGCCATCGAGCGCGTGTACTGGGAAGACCTCATGCCGGAGTGCCTGTGGCAGTTTCGGGTGCGGGGGTTCGGACCGCTCACCGTCGCGATGGACGCGCACGGCGCGAGTCTTTACCGGGACGTCGCCCAAACCGCGCAGGCACGGCTCGCCGAGATCTACACGAAGCTGGGGCTCACCCCGTGA